A region from the Gossypium hirsutum isolate 1008001.06 chromosome A08, Gossypium_hirsutum_v2.1, whole genome shotgun sequence genome encodes:
- the LOC107916282 gene encoding polyamine oxidase 1, whose product MDSSSRSAVIIIGAGISGISAAKVLADNGIADLLILEASGRIGGRIRKESFGGVSVELGAGWIAGVGGKASNPVWEIASKFGLRTCFSDYSNARYNIYDRSGKIFPSAIAADSYKKAVDSAIQKLRDLESNSVEDVANGAELPLTAKTPIELAIDFILHDFEMAEVEPISTYVDFGEREFLVADERGYEYLLYKMAEDFLLTSEGKILDNRLQLNKVVRELQHSRNGVTVKTEDGCVYEANYVILSASIGVLQSDLICFKPPLPRWKTDAIEKCDVMVYTKIFLKFPYKFWPCGTDKEFFIYAHERRGYYTFWQHMENAYPGSNILVVTLTNGESKRVEAQSDEETLKEAMGVLRDMFGPDIPTATDILVPRWWNNRFQRGSYSNYPIISNNQVVNDIKAPVGRIFFTGEHTSERFNGYVHGGYLAGIDTSKALLEEIRKDERENESKSFLLEPLIALSGSLTLAQSDAVSGLQKCEVPTQLYLSGKLGIPEAIL is encoded by the exons ATGGATTCTTCTTCACGCTCCGCTGTCATCATCATCGGCGCCGGCATCTCTG GTATATCGGCGGCGAAGGTTTTGGCTGACAACGGAATTGCGGATTTGCTGATTTTGGAAGCTTCCGGTAGAATTGGAGGTAGGATCCGGAAAGAAAGTTTCGGTGGGGTGTCGGTGGAGCTTGGAGCGGGTTGGATCGCGGGTGTAGGTGGCAAAGCGTCCAATCCCGTTTGGGAGATAGCTTCTAAGTTTGGCCTCCGAACCTGCTTCTCTGACTACAGTAATGCCCGCTATAACATCTACGATCGGAG TGGGAAGATCTTTCCGAGTGCAATCGCCGCAGACTCATACAAGAAAGCGGTGGACTCGGCGATACAGAAACTAAGGGACCTAGAGTCAAACTCTGTCGAGGATGTCGCCAATGGAGCCGAGTTACCTTT AACAGCGAAGACACCGATAGAGCTCGCGATTGACTTTATATTACACGATTTCGAGATGGCAG agGTGGAGCCAATATCAACATACGTAGATTTTGGGGAAAGAGAATTTTTGGTGGCAGATGAAAGGGGTTATGAGTATTTACTGTATAAAATGGCAGAGGATTTTCTATTGACGTCGGAGGGAAAAATCCTGGATAATCGCCTCCAACTCAATAAG GTTGTCAGGGAATTACAGCACTCGAGAAACGGCGTCACGGTGAAAACAGAGGATGGTTGTGTTTACGAAGCCAACTACGTCATTTTGTCAGCTAGCATCGGTGTTCTCCAAAGCGACCTCATTTGCTTCAAGCCGCCCTTGCCC AGGTGGAAAACGGATGCCATAGAGAAATGTGATGTGATGGTATATACCAAGATCTTCCTCAAGTTCCCGTACAAGTTTTGGCCTTGTGGGACAGACAAAGAGTTCTTCATCTATGCTCACGAGCGGAGAGGCTATTACACGTTTTGGCAG CATATGGAAAATGCGTACCCTGGTTCGAATATTTTGGTGGTAACATTGACCAATGGTGAATCAAAACGTGTTGAAGCTCAATCTGATGAAGAGACGTTAAAGGAAGCAATGGGTGTGCTGAGGGACATGTTTGGGCCCGACATACCTACTGCTACAGATATACTTGTTCCCCGATGGTGGAATAATAGGTTCCAGCGTGGCAGCTACAGCAATTACCCCATAATCTCTAATAACCAAGTTGTTAATGATATTAAG GCCCCAGTTGGACGCATTTTTTTTACTGGTGAACACACAAGTGAAAGATTTAATGGTTATGTGCATGGAGGATACCTTGCAG GTATTGATACAAGTAAAGCTTTACTGGAAGAAATAAGAAAAGACGAAAGAGAAAATGAGAGTAAAAGTTTCTTGCTGGAGCCATTAATAGCATTGTCAGGGTCATTAACTTTGGCACAGTCGGATGCAGTCTCAGGTCTCCAAAAATGTGAGGTTCCAACGCAATTATATCTTAGCGGCAAGCTTGGCATTCCAGAAGCAATCTTATGA